TTGCAATCACCTACTTGGTTGAAAATGACAATACCCAAACCCAATTTATTAGTGTCTTTATCATAAGAAGCATCACAGTAAACCATAACAATCATGAGGTAGATCTTCATCAGATAGTGGAGCGTGCACTTGACTAGATGAAGAGTGATTATTAGGGCTACTGGGAGTAAGGTGTTCACTAGTATCACTAATAAGTTTAGATGCAATTCTAGCAGTACTTAAAGCATTAAGTGGGTTtttttggaatatatgaaaacatcTATCCCTCCACAGACACCACGCTGTGGTTAAAATATAGTAGCACAGGTTATTGTTGGACAAAAGATACTTGTTAATCCAATCATAAATATTATCTACAAAGGTAGAATTATGAAGCACCAAGTTTCCAAACGGCAAATAAGGCCATACATAAGTTACAAATAACTTATTTTATGCTCAAATATTAATTGCATACATTCTCTTACCCTAGAATAGCCGTCTCGAAATTTGTATAGGTGCAATTTTGAATATTTTCCTCTAAACTATCGAAAGAATCAACTATATAATAGCAATAACGTTGTTTTCATAATTCAACTATTGATTGATCATAAGtcgtatatttttttttaaaaagttttcaaaaaattcaTTGAGTAGGAGCGATTTGGTTTATAAACCCTATCATGGTGCTTGAAAACCATCGTTTCgtaattgatttatttattttgtaactcAAAGGTTTCATGAGCAATTGAATTATGATTCAGTTACGTGATGGTCTTTTTGAAAAATATAATTATGGAGATTTAGAGTTGCCTTGTTTTTTGTTTCCAGGTTTGAGGGATTTCCTAatcttaattaaaaaaatatgttAAGTTTTTCTTTCCCATGTCTCTGGGAGGTCAAGCTTGCATAGAGAGCAATGGTGTGATTATTAAATAACGAGACTTTTATAATGAGGTTATTTAAGATACAGATTGTGAAGGATTCCATTCCACCTCTATAGGTGAAGTATTATGAGAAGAGACAAATCATTCATTGGTGCGGAGAGAGTATATCATTATGGTTTTGGAGATAATAGCTCGTTAATGAATTACTAGTTATAAATCTGATAAAACATCATTTTGTAAGAAGAATGTTGTGTTGCTCGTTGAAGGTGGAAGATATATCGTCTATGCTAGACATTATAAGAAAATTATCTTGTTATATGCAATAATGTTGCAAGCATTATTTTGTTTGGTTGAAGATGTCGTTCGTTGAGTTATATACCGTTTTGTCCAAAAAAGTTAATTTATGACTTATGATCAACACAATATTGACTCGTAGTTTGTTGATTGAATCGTCAATGTTAATTGTAGAATTCTTTATTTAGTGGTTTCATAGTGATAAAAAAAAAGCTTTAACCGTTTTGGTGGATGCAAATAATATATCCACACACAATGTTTATTACTTTTAAATCACGTTAAATCTTGCATgtacttattattttatttacgTTTGAATCATGTTTGTCTTTCATTTTACGTCGATCCAAATTTTTATGCTATAATGTAAGTAATTCCCTAACACCTTTGTTAAAACACCATTAAAAAGATTAATTTCcaacaataaaaaaacaaaatcaaaactacTATTATTAGTCATTTTGAAGGAACAAAATCTTGATGAACGTATTCAAAATTTGGGATAACGAAGTCAGAGATTTAAGTTATTTTTTAAAAGTATTTCGTTTTTAATAGAtcctaaataaaataaattaagatGACAAATTAAGACCAAATTACCTCAGAATTGTGCCTTTTTTGACGTAATaacaaataaggaaaaacaaaaacaaatacctATCTTGCGACAATAATTAGACAATTTTTTCCGAGGGTTGTCTTAAAAAAACTTTAATAATTACGTCTGAATGTAATCAAAGTCAAGAAAGAATCTATGAAACATTCATATTTCGGTTCATTAACTGCTCTCGCACCTTATTTTAACCGGATAAACAAACAAACATACAAGTTACACAATCAATTTACTTTAAATACAAAAACCAACATCACTTACCCATTAGATATATAATAAATATTACATAACACGTTAACTCTCTTATCATAGTAGACTCTCAGGATTTACTTCCCATCCCAATCAGTATATTCAGATGGCGTTAACGTGATAAATGCTATCTAATGAGGTGTTAGTGGTCTACAACCTATTAACGTCTTTGATTTAAGTGCATAACGTTTTCATATTAGCTAAATAAtggttgatttttatttatttatttattttaagaatctacttGTAAAAGAACATAAAAACGAAAAACAGAAGACGGACATAAAATTAGGACCTCCTGAAAAAAGAAgacgaaaaaaaatgaaaaagagaaaATTACGTTAATAAACTCATCTAAAGTGTTTTATCTGAAAGCTTTTTTCATGAGCTTTTAAATAAAATTTCTGTTTTCGTTTaagatttttcttcttataaccaCGCCTAATTGACTGCAAACCATATGATGAGGAGAAGAAGTACCAGTACCAACGATGATGAAAATACTGAACAGTCTATCATATTTATTATTATCAATATTCATGCCTAGCCTTGTAAATTTGTTTGTTTTAGTATTAGCGTCCATGTTTAACTCTTAAGAATTAACTTTTGAGAGGAGATCCGTTTTTCATTTCTTGCTTTTTAACCAAATAATACATTTACATCATGATGCATTCTCGAGGAAGCGTAGAAGCCAAGTAATGTATTTGCATCATGATGCATCATCCTCCAATAGGCCGCATAGCCGCATATTTGCATCTTTGCGAAAGCACCATAAGCAGAAAGAACAACAAGCTACCTTCATATCCAAATCGAAGCCATAAAAAAGTTTCACATCTATGCTTACACTCTAGAAATGATTTATAGTTCAGTTAGTGATTTAGGTAATATCCGTTTGCAGTTTTAGTTGGATAATAACGTAATCATGTAATAACTTCTCAAAGCAAAAACAAACCACATTCACCAACAaaaaagaagatcaacaacatgtGTAATATTTGTTACACGAACACAAATCTACTCGTAATTATATGTACCTAATTAGATTCCAACTTCCCACCACAAAGCAAAGCCTCAACACATGGAAGTGTTACTCACATAAGAAATAGCAAGTGACAATCTACTCTACAACTAACATAACAGGGCCGTCATGAAATTCCCGTTTCTATAGATTTCCGGTACTGTTAACGGAATCAAAGAAAACGAATATATATAATTCCAAAACGATTCAACCGAATCAACTTTCCCATTTcctttctccttctctctttTTAGATATATTTGTTTTTTAATCTCAAACtaaaaaaacccaaattttcTCAACAAAGAATTAGAATTAGGAGGatcgaaaaagaagaagaagattggtaAAAATGGGGAAGTACATGCGGAAATGTAAGGCAAGAATAAGTAGTaatgatcatcatcatcaagtttCAGAAGAACAAGTAGGTGTAAGGACGAGAGCTAGAACCTTAGCTGCCATGGCTTCTGCTGCTACTGCAACTACTAGTACTACAACAACTACAGCAAGGAAAAGGAAATTTGGTACTAATACTAATTCTAATACAGATTCTAGTCATGAATTACAGTCGTTTCTTCAACTCCGTAGTCGTAAGCTTTTCATCACTAATTTCTCCGAGAAACCAAATACTACTACTACTCCAATTACTAGTAATAATAATTCAGACGGGGATAAGAATTCTGATAATTGTGGAGCGGCTCATCACCGTTTACTTCCGTGTTCTTCATCGGCGGTAGCGGATAATGTTTCTCATCACCACTTTGACTCTCGGTGTTCAAGTAACGGATCAAGCATGCTTGCTAATAATAATAAGAATTTAATGTCCTCATCATCGGTTGCTGTAGATCTAATAGAGGTAGATGTTTCAAATTTTGGAATTTAATTAAATTTCAGTTTCCAATTTAGTTGCTGCTGGTATTAATTAGTATGATTTTTGTGTTAAATTCACAGGGTGGTGGTGATGAAGGTTTTGAATTGATGGATAATTCAACGTATTCTTCTGATTGTAGAAAAAGGTTTTAATTAACCCCTTAAATTCATTCCTCTAAATGAATAGATTCTTAACGGTTCAAATTCTCATACTAGTGTAtaaaaactggtttcatcttcatcttttttcTTCAATTCACATCTCTTTCATCTTTATCATATCTCCTCCTTGATTATAAGAATTCGTATTCAGTATGTATCCATTCATGTGCTGTTTGTCTGATATGATTTTTGAAATCCTTTCATCAATGTTTAATTTCAGAAGGGAGACGACTCCCTCCAGTAATTTAAGAGGAACAGAAGAATCAGGAGATCTGGAATCAACACAGAGGCGTCTGATAACATCCtcaccccaccaccaccaccaacaaacaTCCTCATCAATGAAAGAGAGGATGGCATCGATAGAATCAGAAATTGATGATTTCTTTTCAGCAGCTGAGAAAAAAGAACAACAGCGATTCTCTGAAAGGTAAAAGTTATAAATTAAACTGTGGATTTCGTATCAGAATTTTGAACTATTTGATAAAATGAGTTATAATTCTGAGTTATAATTTTGTTGTTAAATTATGGCTGCAGGTATAATTTCGATTTCGTAAGAGAATTACCCATGGAAGGTCGTTATGAATGGGTTCGATTAACAGAATGAACCAACTAGAATTGGATCTTCAATAATAAGTAGTACTACTAGCAAATTTAGTACTTAAAAGAgaaattaaattattattattataatttaatATTTTAACCTGATGAAAAAATTCTGCAAATTCTAGGTagtttttgtttccattttaggTTTTTGTACAAATCTCTCTCGTATCTAttatctgaagaagaagaagaagcttagCTTTAATTTTTATGTGTACGATATACAACCAGATCAGAGATTCAGAGAAGCTTCTGtaaaacaaaaatccaaaaaaaaaaataaatgaaaaatttgaaacatGGATTTGTAGCCCTAGATGTCGAGGGTTTTCTTCTATCCATGTCTATCTTTTTCTCTGTCAAGTTCCTTTTCTATTCTGGCTTACTATTTGTTTGTTTGGGTTCTTCTTCTCTAGTGTGTGGTACAGTCTGTTTGTTTTGTTGTTACTTCTTTAGTCAGTTTCTTTTTTCCAGTCCCTAGAATACAAATTCCTCTCTTTCtgcattttcttatttttttcctgCCATTAAATTCATTTGTAGTTTGTAAGTGACTATTTGTAAATGTAAAATGTCCAAGTTTCCGCTTGCACCACCGGAGTGGGAGCGGAGAGATTTTCCTTCGATATTTTTTTCATCCTGGGCGTAAAGAATGGGAGTTTTTGACGATTGTGTATTGGTGATGCGACTGTCATGTATTGTATTTGTGGGGTAAAAACCGTAAAATACAGAGAATATTTTGATTACAGCGGAGAGGACGAAGTTGGGGGGGAGAGATGGTGAAGTTTAGAGAGAGAGTAAAAAGGAGACAAATTGTGTGATGGATAGGTAGGAACACGTGTCGAGGATCGGTAAGAGAAAGGATGTATACGCCAAAAATAAGGTGGAGGGTTGCGAGTTACACGTGGTGGTCCTTTTTTCGTTTTCATTTCCCACTTTGCATTGGATCTGCtgcacaattaatatgttattgtAGTGTTGTGGTGGAAGAGAATGTTAGCTTGGGCTGCTGCCTAAGATAATAATTGTATTTCACTGAATGGAAGTTACATTTTACTCTGGCTACGAGATTGATCATGATGATAGCCATTTACACTGAATTAGATGTTAATTTGTCAGTGTAAAGGAAACTGTAATCACGAGACTAACATGTCTACTCCAATACACAATGGTAAAGTTGTTAAGGCTAGTTGTCATGATCACAGTTTGCAGGTTGATGCATCTCCAGCAATATACAATTGCTCATCAGTTTTTGCTTAAAAGAAAACGTGTGCACCGTCCACTTTTGTTTGTCCTTCCATTTCTAAATCCTTGCTTCTCCTCATATATGTGAAGAAATGTTTTAAGAGAAACGCAGTTTTACTGATTCTTTCATGCTTTAATTGTTTGATGAACTAGGCAATAACTAGCATACTATGTGTCGGCTGGCTTCTTTCTTCCTTTAATATGGGTGGATAATAATAGTCTTGTAGACGAGATTACTTAACTTTATCCATGAGGAGGAGGATAAGTGGTCCAAAATGATATCTGATTTCTCTGCTCCTCTAGCTGTAGCTACTGTACATTAAACATATCAAACTCAAAACTAATCCTAGCTTATTTGTACGTAGCATGAACATATCTGTTAATGGTCCAAAAATTAACTGTTGTACTTGTTTTAGAAGAATATTATGAGCGAAGCAAACAAATTAGAAACAACAGTCCTTTTACTTTTTATACCTAGTTTCTACTGTGCGGATCAGTATATGTTTGGCTGGCTGGATGGATGATGTGCAGAAACCTTGTCACATGACTCATTTTATATGCAATTGCATCTTCCATGAGAATTCAAATCTATCTTTTGACTAACAAATGGGGAAAAAGAAGAAATGGTACCACTCTTATCTGACCCCACATATTAGCTTCCTGAACAACCGATCATTGAAATGGACCCACTATCTTGATACAAGAAAACGTACACATCCAACAACTAGTTCACTACTTCAGTGCTACAGTAATACTAGTATTTTTAATCCAAaaggtaaaggataagaatatttGATCATTAGCTTCATGTTTGGGTATTGAGTTAATTCTTTTTGATCAATAGTTCACTGTGCAGTTCTATGGCATTGTGTGAATATTGCAGTGACCTGAATTCGGAATTCGTCATCGCCCGAATCTTCATCATTTATAGAAAACTTCTCACCATGCACGGATACTTGATTTAGGAGCCGTTATGTGCATTATATTCAAGCTCTAAATGCAAATAACCAAATATCCAACCCTGATTAGTATCTAAATCTAAATGGGACTAAATTTGCCCAATACACCAATACTAAATGCAACAAGAATACCTTGTAGATACTTCAAAGTAAAGCTCATTCGATAATTGAAGACTGAATGCAGTACATGCTGCCAAATTTTATTAAAAGAATTATGGAGGTTAGCATACGCAAACGCTAACATATAATTGGTGTAGGCCGTACGGCATATATGCGAGGTGCTTGCCGCATTAGTAAATAGATACAGAAGGCGGGAGTGCTGCATCTTACTGCATTTTAGGTATGACATTTGTTGCGCCTGCCATCCTTTGTAGGGTAGAGCTATATCGATAAGACCCTGAATTCTTTGTCCTCTTCTTCATTATGAACGGCCAGTTACTGCAATTTTTGTTCCCACCAACAGCAGTTAAGTTAAGCAGCAGGCCAGCTCTCACCCCCAGATATATATGACATATCATTTTCTTTCTGGTTATAGATTGTTTGATACTGTAGTTTTAACGATCATCATTTTCCTCCTCGTTTACTTCACATTTCATGTGTTTGAAAATATGCATTTACAATATTGGAAAATGATAAATCCACCGGCTATTGGTGGTCGTTTGAAACTGCATTCGTTGCTATGGAGAGTGAACTCACACTTGCGAAGGAGTTCCAGACTCTAATCTGACGTAGAAGATCATTTTACTAAGTAATCATCCATTCAGACGCCAAGGTAAAAGAATTAAACATGGATCTCCTTGATCGCGTAGCAAGTAGCAACACATTTACACAAGGTTGCCAATGTTGTTATTATAAACAATTTGGTGGAAGGGAGGGTACTAAAACATATGCACTGCGTCAGCAATGTACAGAATTTGCATGTTTCAGTTCAGTTGTAGATCTATATAACATCCGTACGTACTAAAGGTGGGATGCTGCATACTATTGCATTGTAAGGACGTAGGGTGTAATATTTGCTGCCTGCCACTGTACGCATGTATGAGGGCAAGTTTAATTTCCCCTGTCTCTTGCTACACTATCACACTGGACAATTGTAGTGAATTTGGTTGGTCCCTTAATTCCCGCGGCAATCTATCATCAGGCAGGCGCTCTCGTAATCATCAGCAATGATATGTCGTTTTCTTTCTAGTTATGGTTTGTTTTATAGTCCCAGCGGTCACTTTGTCTTCATGGGGTTAAAAATGTATGCATTCATTAGCTGACAATGACATATTTACGGGCTATTCTTAGAACGTCGGTTGGTCAGCCGGTTAAATTAAAGTTCTGCCCCTGTTGGTTCATACTATTGTTGACACTAAATTTGCCCACAAAGTGGAAATATGTAAGGAATCTAAGTTTTGAACCCTCTTTCTTTCATAGATCCATCGATAAGATGATATATATatctgtagtagggtaaaaatcaattttggagaaaataaaagtgggtaggttgatgagaaacgaatctagacTCTAAATAAATGTACTGTACAGGAGTATTttggattcgagagatcaatctgtacaattctgtcctaaaccaagaaatggtcgtttcagactTCCTTCGAtcacaaaatgaagaagaaggattgatcttagggagggaagcagagaaggtgttgagatcagagagaCAAGCTCtataaggtgtggttgtttatgacttatatcagaatatGAAACTTGCTTGTAAAATATAAGATGTGTGTTCTCTGTGCTTTTTCTGGATACCTCTTTATGAAAATAGATTGAGAATCTATTTATagcaagtcatagtcgaacaccctGATCTCGCAGGAAATGGAGATAGTTGAGTAGTGAAGAGGTGGAGATCGTGTAAGAGTCATGAGAACCATGTCCCTTTTGTGAAGGGAAAACTGATCGGTTTTACATCCACTACTCCTATACTTTTGtcaactgtccgcctttcctgacactttctcgtaaggGCGTGTCGCACGCGgtatgttgtaaaccgccagacaaataccctgatgaacatcccctatTTGTGACATGATtcatgtctcgagtattttgatAGAAAAAACTACCTAGTCGTGACTTGCATAGTCATATTACATTCACAGTAAAATCTATATGATATGAAGCAAGCTACACTACAACTAATGAAAAGTGGAGCAAGTCCCGTATGGTAGTTGCTGAATGGGCCCACCACTATGACATGTGAGAAGTGGTCATGAATATATTATTATTCCAGCAACTAATCATATATCATAGGTTTTATTtgtaaaacctaaatatttcgaCCAATCATGCGCAAGCTAGGCAGCAGGTGGTCATAAGTGACAAGTCAACTCGTATGAATGAGACTTGTCATGAGTTAGTACTCAAAAATAGTATATGGCACTTTTAGGTTAAGTATATAATTAAATTATTAAATTATTTATGAGATCGATATTCataaaacatcgtttgtaatcCATATTGATAAAATATCGTTTGTAAACGATGCATAAGAAGCATCGTTt
This is a stretch of genomic DNA from Papaver somniferum cultivar HN1 chromosome 1, ASM357369v1, whole genome shotgun sequence. It encodes these proteins:
- the LOC113297468 gene encoding cyclin-dependent kinase inhibitor 1-like, whose amino-acid sequence is MGKYMRKCKARISSNDHHHQVSEEQVGVRTRARTLAAMASAATATTSTTTTTARKRKFGTNTNSNTDSSHELQSFLQLRSRKLFITNFSEKPNTTTTPITSNNNSDGDKNSDNCGAAHHRLLPCSSSAVADNVSHHHFDSRCSSNGSSMLANNNKNLMSSSSVAVDLIEGGGDEGFELMDNSTYSSDCRKRRETTPSSNLRGTEESGDLESTQRRLITSSPHHHHQQTSSSMKERMASIESEIDDFFSAAEKKEQQRFSERYNFDFVRELPMEGRYEWVRLTE